The following are encoded together in the Brassica napus cultivar Da-Ae chromosome A9, Da-Ae, whole genome shotgun sequence genome:
- the LOC106368553 gene encoding molybdate transporter 1-like, whose protein sequence is MESQSQTQTSPPEAPKRSPFTGIFHKLKTNLAFRSKLAEVNGAMGDLGTYIPIVLALTLAKDLDLGTTLIFTGIYNAVTGAVYGVPMPVQPMKSIAAVAISSTAEEFGIPEIMAAGICTGGILFVLGISGLMQFVFNVIPLSVVRGIQLSQGLAFAMSAVKYVRKEQNFSKSKSVGDRPWFGLDGLVLALACVLFIVLVNGDGEQEEEEEEEEERNGSRRRRRVWIRKVVSNVPSALLIFLLGVVLAFIRKPSIVYGIKFGPSKIKLVRMDKEAWKNGFLKGAIPQLPLSVLNSVVAVCKLSHDLFPEKKFTATSVSMTVGLMNMVGCWFGAMPTCHGAGGLAGQYKFGGRSGGCVALLGLAKLVLGLVLGSSLVGIMEKFPVGVLGALLLFAGIELAMAARDMNTKGDAFVMLVCTAVSLGSNAAIGFVAGIVLYVVLWMRNYGRVKPTGLPLQVDQHP, encoded by the coding sequence ATGGAGTCCCAGTCTCAGACTCAGACTAGTCCACCCGAAGCCCCAAAGCGCTCTCCCTTCACCGGAATATTCCACAAACTGAAAACCAATCTTGCTTTCCGGTCAAAGCTCGCCGAAGTAAACGGTGCAATGGGTGATCTCGGCACTTACATCCCCATCGTCCTCGCTTTAACTCTTGCCAAGGATTTGGATTTAGGCACGACGCTGATATTCACCGGAATTTACAACGCCGTGACCGGAGCGGTTTACGGCGTACCGATGCCGGTACAGCCGATGAAGTCGATCGCAGCCGTGGCGATTTCGTCAACCGCGGAGGAGTTCGGTATACCGGAGATCATGGCCGCCGGAATATGCACCGGAGGGATCTTGTTCGTGTTAGGGATCTCCGGTCTGATGCAGTTCGTGTTCAACGTCATTCCTTTGTCGGTTGTTAGAGGGATTCAGTTGTCACAGGGCTTAGCCTTTGCAATGTCTGCGGTTAAGTATGTTAGGAAAGAACAAAATTTTTCAAAGTCCAAAAGTGTTGGTGACAGGCCGTGGTTTGGGCTTGATGGTTTGGTCTTGGCTTTGGCTTGTGTTCTCTTCATAGTTCTTGTGAATGGAGAtggagaacaagaagaagaagaagaggaggaagaagagagaaatggttcaagaagaagaagaagggtttgGATAAGGAAGGTTGTATCTAATGTACCATCTGCTCTGTTGATTTTCTTGTTGGGTGTTGTTTTGGCTTTTATAAGGAAGCCTAGTATTGTTTATGGTATTAAGTTTGGACCGTCGAAGATTAAGTTAGTAAGAATGGACAAGGAGGCATGGAAAAACGGTTTTTTGAAAGGGGCGATTCCGCAGTTGCCTCTCTCTGTTCTGAACTCTGTTGTGGCCGTGTGTAAGCTTTCTCACGACTTATTCCCTGAGAAGAAGTTTACGGCTACATCCGTTTCGATGACTGTTGGGTTGATGAATATGGTTGGGTGTTGGTTTGGGGCAATGCCTACTTGCCATGGAGCCGGTGGGTTAGCGGGGCAGTACAAGTTCGGTGGGAGGAGTGGTGGGTGTGTGGCGCTGTTGGGGTTGGCTAAATTGGTGTTAGGATTGGTTTTAGGAAGTTCATTGGTGGGTATAATGGAGAAGTTTCCGGTTGGTGTGCTTGGAGCTTTGCTGCTGTTTGCGGGTATAGAGCTTGCAATGGCTGCTAGGGATATGAACACGAAGGGAGATGCATTTGTGATGCTTGTTTGTACAGCTGTGTCTCTAGGCTCAAATGcagcgataggatttgtggCTGGGATTGTTCTGTATGTAGTATTGTGGATGAGGAACTACGGAAGGGTCAAGCCCACTGGCCTTCCTCTTCAAGTAGATCAACATCCTTGA